The following coding sequences are from one Musa acuminata AAA Group cultivar baxijiao chromosome BXJ1-6, Cavendish_Baxijiao_AAA, whole genome shotgun sequence window:
- the LOC135675740 gene encoding cytochrome P450 71A1-like isoform X2: MRLKLGHVPAVVVSSAGSAEQVLRTHDLECCSRPRTISTAKLSFGGSDVTFAPYGSHRRNLWKVCVVELFTTKKTTSFRPVREDEVQRTVESIRSRAPNSVIVNLSVELLSLAANITCRTAFGGRCHDGFHRITKECQAILAAFFVADYFAMLGWVDVIGGTQARVQDVFLKLDVFCRRLIDDHLDPRRRLSDDGEDTLDALLRLRKDDNNITDAHIKGVLVDIFVAGSDTSASGVEWAMTELMRHPEKLRRARDEVRGCVGRKGKVEESDLHQLAYLKCVVKETLRLHPPAPLLVPRETMEHVKLDGYDVPPKTTIYVNAWAIGRDPNSWERPEAFEPERFMRSSVDTNGQDFKFIPFGEDRRICPAKNVGMATMELALANLLYSFDWDLPDGMKKEDISMDEAPGIAVHRKFPLVLVATKYGGIDVKDKSEC; the protein is encoded by the exons ATGCGCTTGAAGCTTGGCCATGTCCCCGCCGTGGTCGTCTCTTCCGCGGGGTCGGCCGAGCAAGTCCTCAGAACCCACGACCTCGAGTGCTGCAGCCGGCCTCGCACCATCTCCACCGCGAAACTCTCCTTCGGCGGCTCCGACGTGACCTTTGCCCCGTACGGAAGCCATCGGAGGAATCTGTGGAAGGTTTGCGTGGTGGAGCTCTTCACCACCAAGAAGACCACGTCCTTTAGACCAGTGAGAGAGGACGAGGTCCAGAGAACCGTGGAATCGATCCGTTCTCGTGCTCCCAATTCGGTCATCGTCAACCTGAGTGTGGAGCTGCTCTCTCTTGCTGCCAATATCACTTGCAGGACCGCCTTCGGCGGTCGCTGCCACGACGGTTTCCACCGCATCACCAAAGAGTGTCAAGCAATCCTTGCCGCCTTCTTCGTAGCAGACTACTTCGCCATGCTCGGGTGGGTGGACGTGATCGGAGGAACGCAAGCCAGAGTTCAAGATGTCTTTCTTAAGCTCGATGTTTTCTGCCGACGACTCATAGATGACCATCTCGATCCAAGGAGGCGGCTATCCGACGATGGTGAAGACACCTTGGATGCTCTGCTCCGCCTCCGAAAGGACGACAACAATATTACAGACGCTCACATCAAAGGAGTACTCGTG GACATCTTCGTTGCCGGGTCCGACACATCCGCGTCGGGGGTAGAGTGGGCGATGACGGAGCTCATGAGGCACCCGGAGAAGCTGAGACGGGCACGAGATGAGGTGAGAGGCTGCGTCGGGAGGAAAGGGAAGGTAGAAGAGAGTGACCTCCACCAGCTCGCGTACCTCAAGTGCGTTGTGAAGGAGACACTGAGGCTGCACCCTCCCGCTCCACTGCTTGTTCCGAGAGAGACGATGGAGCACGTTAAGCTGGATGGATATGATGTTCCTCCCAAGACAACGATCTATGTAAACGCATGGGCGATAGGGAGGGATCCCAACTCATGGGAGCGGCCGGAGGCGTTCGAGCCTGAGAGATTCATGCGGAGCTCTGTAGACACGAATGGGCAAGACTTCAAGTTCATACCATTTGGCGAAGATCGAAGGATTTGTCCTGCTAAGAACGTTGGCATGGCAACGATGGAGCTTGCGCTGGCCAACCTCTTGTATTCTTTTGATTGGGATTTACCAGATGGGATGAAGAAGGAAGACATCAGCATGGATGAAGCGCCTGGCATTGCTGTGCACAGGAAATTTCCTCTGGTTCTTGTGGCCACCAAGTATGGTGGAATAGATGTGAAAGATAAATCTGAATGTTGA
- the LOC135675740 gene encoding cytochrome P450 71A1-like isoform X1, which yields MAALHISLLLLLPLLTLLLFSGRRRKGNAAWKLPPGPNTLPIIGNLHQLGRSLLHQSLWELSKQHGPVMRLKLGHVPAVVVSSAGSAEQVLRTHDLECCSRPRTISTAKLSFGGSDVTFAPYGSHRRNLWKVCVVELFTTKKTTSFRPVREDEVQRTVESIRSRAPNSVIVNLSVELLSLAANITCRTAFGGRCHDGFHRITKECQAILAAFFVADYFAMLGWVDVIGGTQARVQDVFLKLDVFCRRLIDDHLDPRRRLSDDGEDTLDALLRLRKDDNNITDAHIKGVLVDIFVAGSDTSASGVEWAMTELMRHPEKLRRARDEVRGCVGRKGKVEESDLHQLAYLKCVVKETLRLHPPAPLLVPRETMEHVKLDGYDVPPKTTIYVNAWAIGRDPNSWERPEAFEPERFMRSSVDTNGQDFKFIPFGEDRRICPAKNVGMATMELALANLLYSFDWDLPDGMKKEDISMDEAPGIAVHRKFPLVLVATKYGGIDVKDKSEC from the exons ATGGCAGCTCTTCAcatctctctccttctcctcctccctctgctCACATTACTTCTCTTCTCAGGTAGGAGGAGGAAAGGTAACGCAGCATGGAAGCTCCCACCAGGGCCAAACACGCTCCCCATCATCGGCAACCTCCACCAGTTGGGCCGCAGCCTCCTGCACCAGTCTCTGTGGGAACTCTCCAAGCAACACGGCCCTGTCATGCGCTTGAAGCTTGGCCATGTCCCCGCCGTGGTCGTCTCTTCCGCGGGGTCGGCCGAGCAAGTCCTCAGAACCCACGACCTCGAGTGCTGCAGCCGGCCTCGCACCATCTCCACCGCGAAACTCTCCTTCGGCGGCTCCGACGTGACCTTTGCCCCGTACGGAAGCCATCGGAGGAATCTGTGGAAGGTTTGCGTGGTGGAGCTCTTCACCACCAAGAAGACCACGTCCTTTAGACCAGTGAGAGAGGACGAGGTCCAGAGAACCGTGGAATCGATCCGTTCTCGTGCTCCCAATTCGGTCATCGTCAACCTGAGTGTGGAGCTGCTCTCTCTTGCTGCCAATATCACTTGCAGGACCGCCTTCGGCGGTCGCTGCCACGACGGTTTCCACCGCATCACCAAAGAGTGTCAAGCAATCCTTGCCGCCTTCTTCGTAGCAGACTACTTCGCCATGCTCGGGTGGGTGGACGTGATCGGAGGAACGCAAGCCAGAGTTCAAGATGTCTTTCTTAAGCTCGATGTTTTCTGCCGACGACTCATAGATGACCATCTCGATCCAAGGAGGCGGCTATCCGACGATGGTGAAGACACCTTGGATGCTCTGCTCCGCCTCCGAAAGGACGACAACAATATTACAGACGCTCACATCAAAGGAGTACTCGTG GACATCTTCGTTGCCGGGTCCGACACATCCGCGTCGGGGGTAGAGTGGGCGATGACGGAGCTCATGAGGCACCCGGAGAAGCTGAGACGGGCACGAGATGAGGTGAGAGGCTGCGTCGGGAGGAAAGGGAAGGTAGAAGAGAGTGACCTCCACCAGCTCGCGTACCTCAAGTGCGTTGTGAAGGAGACACTGAGGCTGCACCCTCCCGCTCCACTGCTTGTTCCGAGAGAGACGATGGAGCACGTTAAGCTGGATGGATATGATGTTCCTCCCAAGACAACGATCTATGTAAACGCATGGGCGATAGGGAGGGATCCCAACTCATGGGAGCGGCCGGAGGCGTTCGAGCCTGAGAGATTCATGCGGAGCTCTGTAGACACGAATGGGCAAGACTTCAAGTTCATACCATTTGGCGAAGATCGAAGGATTTGTCCTGCTAAGAACGTTGGCATGGCAACGATGGAGCTTGCGCTGGCCAACCTCTTGTATTCTTTTGATTGGGATTTACCAGATGGGATGAAGAAGGAAGACATCAGCATGGATGAAGCGCCTGGCATTGCTGTGCACAGGAAATTTCCTCTGGTTCTTGTGGCCACCAAGTATGGTGGAATAGATGTGAAAGATAAATCTGAATGTTGA
- the LOC103988213 gene encoding uncharacterized protein LOC103988213, which produces MEAKEIRLEPIVDESFAPRRRRYFDCLWTPWSTPGSSSAESWKQIHDVGGRHEGRWWSRVFGAALTRVREWSELVARPRWNAFIRHFRRHRHGGGWRVASARFQYDPLSYALNFDEGHGECPEEEYMGYRDFSTRFASPPASA; this is translated from the coding sequence ATGGAGGCCAAGGAGATACGCCTGGAGCCCATCGTCGACGAGAGTTTCGCCCCCCGCCGTCGCCGCTACTTCGACTGCCTTTGGACCCCTTGGTCCACCCCCGGCTCCTCCTCCGCTGAGTCGTGGAAGCAAATCCACGATGTCGGCGGCCGGCACGAAGGCCGGTGGTGGAGCCGGGTGTTTGGCGCGGCGCTGACGAGGGTGCGTGAGTGGTCGGAGCTGGTGGCCAGGCCGCGGTGGAATGCCTTCATCCGCCACTTCAGGCGCCACCGGCACGGCGGCGGATGGAGGGTAGCGTCGGCGAGGTTCCAGTACGACCCCTTAAGCTACGCTCTCAACTTCGACGAGGGCCACGGGGAGTGCCCCGAGGAGGAGTACATGGGCTACCGCGACTTCTCCACCCGGTTCGCCTCCCCGCCGGCATCGGCCTAG